A genomic segment from Aegilops tauschii subsp. strangulata cultivar AL8/78 chromosome 1, Aet v6.0, whole genome shotgun sequence encodes:
- the LOC141039199 gene encoding ethylene-responsive transcription factor ERF013-like — translation MPSRPRSSSGYRGVRLRPSSVYYVEIRSGDTRLGLGTFETTQAARAYDAVAWHLGRPRSQMSFIDVRTRDQAKNFLQASIGRTRWILPRLVKRYSSALNFTAPSKATNLLHALKRYFGLQNIFKTPRYRTPIRDALKKYMSRMKHETDRNQ, via the coding sequence ATGCCATCGCGCCCCCGGAGCAGCTCGGGCTACCGCGGTGTCCGCCTCCGCCCCTCCAGTGTGTATTACGTGGAGATCCGCTCCGGCGATACACGCCTCGGGCTTGGCACGTTCGAGACAACccaggccgcccgcgcgtacgacgcggtgGCGTGGCACCTCGGGCGGCCTCGGTCACAGATGAGTTTCATCGACGTGCGGACGCGCGACCAGGCAAAGAATTTTTTGCAAGCGTCGATTGGTCGCACGCGCTGGATTTTACCGCGTCTGGTAAAGCGCTATAGCAGCGCGCTAAATTTTACAGCGCCTAGTAAAGCAACCAATCTCCTGCACGCGCTAAAACGCTATTTCGGCCTGCAAAATATTTTTAAAACGCCGCGCTACCGCACGCCTATTAGAGATGCTCTAAAGAAGTACATGAGCCGAATGAAGCATGAAACAGACCGGAATCAATGA